Proteins encoded together in one Benincasa hispida cultivar B227 chromosome 1, ASM972705v1, whole genome shotgun sequence window:
- the LOC120082547 gene encoding developmentally-regulated G-protein 2 codes for MGIIERIKEIEAEMARTQKNKATEYHLGQLKAKIAKLRTQLLEPPKGSSGGGEGFEVTKYGHGRVALIGFPSVGKSTLLTMLTGTQSEAASYEFTTLTCIPGIIHYNDTKIQLLDLPGIIEGASEGKGRGRQVIAVSKSSDLVLMVLDASKSEGHRQILTRELEAVGLRLNKRPPQIYFKKKKTGGISFNSTLPLTHVDEKLCYQILHEYKIHNAEVLFREDATVDDLIDVIEGNRKYMKCVYVYNKIDVVGIDDVDKLARQPNSVVISCNLKLNLDRLLSRMWEEMGLVRVYTKPQGQQPDFSDPVVLSADRGGCTVEDFCNHIHRSLVKDVKYVLVWGTSARHYPQHCGLGHVLNDEDVVQIVKKKEKEEGGRGRFKSHTTGPARISDREKKAPLKT; via the exons ATGGGAAtaattgaaagaattaaagaaatCGAGGCCGAGATGGCTCGTACTCAGAAAAATAAGGCCACAG AATATCATCTTGGTCAGCTCAAGGCAAAGATAGCAAAGTTGAGGACGCAGTTGTTAGAGCCTCCAAAA GGTTCAAGTGGAGGTGGAGAGGGTTTTGAAGTTACAAAATATGGCCATGGGCGTGTTGCACTCATTGGATTTCCAAG TGTGGGAAAGTCCACACTTTTAACAATGTTGACGGGCACTCAATCAGAAGCCGCCTCCTATGAGTTTACAACGCTGACTTGCATCCCTGGGATTATACACTACAATGATACCAAAATTCAGCTGCTTGACCTTCCTGGAATTATTGAAGGTGCGTCTGAAGGAAAGGGGCGTGGTAGACAG GTTATTGCCGTTTCCAAGTCTTCAGACTTAGTCTTGATGGTTCTTGATGCCTCAAAA AGTGAGGGCCATCGCCAGATTCTAACAAGAGAACTGGAAGCAGTGGGTCTGCGTTTGAACAAGAGACCACCTCAA ATatatttcaagaagaaaaaaacaggAGGTATTTCATTCAATAGTACTCTTCCTTTAACACATGTTGACGAGAAGTTGTGCTATCAAATTCTACACGAATACAAAATTCACAATGCAGAG GTACTCTTTCGAGAGGATGCCACGGTTGATGATCTTATTGATGTAATTGAGGGGAACCGTAAGTACATGAAGTGTGTGTATGTCTACAACAAGATTGATGTTGTTGGTATTGATGACGTAGACAAGTTAGCCCGCCAGCCCAATTCAGTTGTCATTAGTTGTAATCTCAAG TTGAACTTGGACAGACTACTATCTAGGATGTGGGAGGAGATGGGCCTTGTTAGAGTTTATACCAAGCCTCAAGGCCAGCAACCTGACTTCTCAGATCCAGTTGTTCTTTCTGCT GATAGAGGTGGCTGTACAGTTGAGGACTTTTGCAATCATATCCACAGGAGTTTGGTTAAAGATGTGAAATACGTGCTTGTATGGGGTACAAGTGCGCGCCACTATCCACAGCATTGTGGCCTTGGTCATGTTCTAAATGACGAGGATGTGGTTCAGATTGTTAAGAAAAAG gAAAAGGAAGAGGGAGGGAGAGGTCGTTTCAAGTCGCATACAACTGGTCCAGCTCGGATATCTGACAGAGAAAAGAAGGCTCCTTTAAAGACATAA
- the LOC120082539 gene encoding putative pentatricopeptide repeat-containing protein At5g37570: MSANLLRPLPNLSWCRINSSIIHQCINFSQNVIELKQIHCLLIKSPAEPHRVRPLLAKLLNRLLRLPPDNHFYARHLFDEIPNCTNQFTWTSLICYYVQHYHFGQSISLYARMQQAGVLESAFTFSSVLSASARMPAICEGRQVHARIMQLGFLSNKIVLTSLMDMYAKCGFMLDARNVFVAIDDKDIVAWTSLIRGYSKLGMMDDAQELFDKMEQRNSFSWATMVAGYANCGNMKAAKQLYDAMPEQNPVSRLAMIAGYGRCGDVAESKRIFGEILVPDSSCCAAMVACYSQNGYAKEAIELHKKMKEENLETNEVAFVGAISACVQLRDVEMGSKLIDQVEEGCCDRTLFVSNALIHMHSKFGNIEKAREEFNRMKDRDVVTYSTLITALADHGKAIEALDLFSKMEEEGIKPNQVCFTGVLNACGHAGMIEQGCKYFELMSKDFGIEPLKEHYACMVDLLGRAGEVEMAYSLIKGKVREIDAKTWGSLLGACKIHGNLELGEIAARHLFEMEPENTGNYVLLANTYAQMKEWNEAEKVRNMMVEKGIRKFPGYSWISRSS, translated from the exons ATGAGCGCCAACCTTCTTCGCCCACTCCCAAACCTCAGCTGGTGTCGCATAAATTCATCCATCATTCATCAATGCATCAACTTTAGCCAAAATGTCATCGAACTCAAACAAATTCACTGCCTTCTGATCAAATCTCCAGCCGAACCCCATCGTGTCCGCCCTCTCTTGGCCAAGTTACTCAACCGGCTGCTTCGGCTTCCACCCGACAATCACTTCTATGCCCGCCACCTGTTCGACGAAATACCCAACTGTACAAATCAGTTCACTTGGACCTCTCTCATTTGCTATTATGTTCAGCATTACCATTTTGGCCAATCCATATCCTTGTATGCTAGAATGCAGCAGGCAGGCGTTCTGGAATCTGCATTCACCTTCTCATCGGTGCTCTCAGCCTCCGCTCGTATGCCCGCGATATGTGAAGGAAGACAAGTTCACGCAAGGATCATGCAGTTGGGTTTCTTGAGTAACAAGATTGTGCTAACTTCGCTGATGGATATGTATGCtaaatgtggattcatgctggATGCTAGGAATGTGTTTGTTGCAATAGATGATAAAGATATTGTTGCTTGGACTTCTTTGATTCGTGGATATTCTAAGCTGGGAATGATGGATGATGCACAGGAGTTGTTTGATAAAATGGAGCAGCGGAATTCATTTTCTTGGGCAACTATGGTGGCTGGGTATGCCAACTGCGGCAACATGAAAGCTGCAAAGCAGTTGTATGATGCAATGCCAGAGCAAAATCCTGTTTCACGGCTTGCTATGATAGCGGGTTATGGGAGGTGCGGCGATGTAGCAGAGTCCAAAAGGATCTTCGGTGAAATATTGGTACCAGATTCATCGTGTTGTGCGGCAATGGTggcttgttattctcaaaatggGTATGCAAAAGAGGCCATTGAACTGcataagaaaatgaaagaagaaaatttggAAACCAATGAGGTAGCGTTCGTAGGAGCGATATCGGCTTGTGTTCAACTTAGGGATGTCGAGATGGGAAGCAAATTAATTGACCAGGTTGAAGAAGGTTGCTGTG ATCGGACTCTCTTCGTCTCCAACGCATTGATCCACATGCATTCGAAGTTCGGTAATATAGAAAAGGCACGAGAAGAATTTAACAGAATGAAGGATAGAGATGTTGTAACTTATAGTACGTTGATCACAGCCCTGGCTGACCATGGAAAAGCCATAGAAGCATTGGATCTCTTCTCCAAGATGGAAGAAGAAGGCATAAAGCCAAATCAAGTTTGTTTCACTGGTGTACTAAATGCATGTGGCCATGCAGGGATGATTGAACAAGGATGCAAGTATTTTGAACTAATGAGTAAGGATTTTGGAATTGAGCCGCTAAAGGAGCATTATGCCTGCATGGTTGATCTCCTTGGAAGAGCTGGTGAGGTTGAAATGGCATACAGTCTTATTAAGGGTAAGGTGAGGGAAATTGATGCTAAAACATGGGGGTCATTGCTAGGAGCTTGCAAGATCCATGGTAATTTGGAGCTGGGTGAGATTGCTGCTAGACATCTATTTGAAATGGAACCTGAGAATACAGGAAATTATGTACTTTTGGCGAATACATATGCTCAGATGAAGGAATGGAATGAAGCAGAAAAGGTTAGGAACATGATGGTTGAAAAAGGGATCAGAAAATTTCCAGGGTATAGCTGGATTTCAAGATCTTCGTGA